In one window of Brassica rapa cultivar Chiifu-401-42 chromosome A07, CAAS_Brap_v3.01, whole genome shotgun sequence DNA:
- the LOC103850232 gene encoding uncharacterized protein LOC103850232, translating to MEIKVKPKALESELIATKVEDDMKKMKECMLIGQAAAEEITKDQGAMTTMEEGLRQNSDETKQDLSKSDSRSTSLEMIEKLENDRDSSQNAENTQKQEEKKKENNNMMKHKKASSHVWDCGSSLYDSFELNSFKRQLDSAISASSARTMSMSHLPDRRLPLLNSLSPESPLPPPPVTSCSSSGNKKHSNKISRSLQRFLKSVFRPKHHQTLSSSSSTPSSPVYKGAGHDGVGDRDRYYVVYDKSGSLTTIPESTEKEVGPEINSLVRKTVSERFPASRVAGISCA from the exons ATGGAGATCAAAGTCAAACCAAAAGCCTTAGAGTCAGAGCTTATAGCAACTAAAGTGGAAGATGatatgaagaagatgaaagagtgTATGCTGATTGGTCAAGCTGCAGCTGAAGAGATTACTAAAGATCAAGGAGCTATGACGACCATGGAGGAGGGTTTAAGACAAAACTCAGATGAAACAAAACAAGATCTATCTAAAAGTGACTCAAGATCAACATCGCTTGAGATGATAGAAAAGTTGGAAAATG ACAGAGATTCGAGCCAGAACGCAGAAAACACCCAAAagcaagaagagaagaagaaagagaataaTAACATGATGAAACACAAGAAGGCTAGTTCACACGTGTGGGACTGTGGTAGCTCTCTTTACGACTCTTTCGAGCTCAACTCGTTCAAACGGCAACTCGACTCAGCTATATCTGCTTCCTCCGCCAGAACTATGTCCATGTCTCACCTCCCCGACCGCCGTCTACCTCTTCTTAACTCGCTCTCGCCGGaatctcctcttcctcctccgccGGTTACTTCTTGTTCCTCCTCCGGAAACAAGAAACATTCGAACAAGATCTCTCGTTCTCTTCAGAGATTCTTGAAATCAGTGTTCAGACCAAAACATCACCAAACTCTGTCCTCGTCCTCAAGCACTCCTTCTTCGCCGGTCTACAAAGGGGCCGGTCACGACGGCGTCGGCGATAGAGATCGATACTACGTCGTTTATGACAAGTCAGGATCGTTGACCACTATTCCAGAGTCAACAGAGAAAGAAGTGGGCCCGGAGATTAACTCTCTTGTTAGGAAAACCGTGTCCGAGAGATTCCCGGCGAGTCGAGTCGCTGGTATATCATGTGCatga